The Bacillus sp. Y1 genome has a window encoding:
- a CDS encoding LacI family DNA-binding transcriptional regulator: MRSEDLAKLLGVSRSTISRVINNYPDIPQATRDKVWKAIEEYNYVPNASARKLAGIRNNMIAIFVLDVKEGSVPHHLKTTDDTLIYNNPFFSPIINAVSDQANKLDYYVLISIVYSKEDFKKVENVFSKKMIDGAIFVGTEEPDNEFLFKLIEKEYFLALIDTNENHHVNHSALYVNANNYEGSCRAVSYLVGLGHTKIGMITGNLKKLSAMERLKGYKDTLIKYKLDIDENFIYYGDFMESGGYHGAKYILSQPNPPTALFVGNDTMAVGAYKAASELGFKIPEDISIIGFDNAVFSQYLSPPLTTVEMPFAELGKRAATLLIESIEQKKQRGIVEKLKVNLIERESCKRIKS, encoded by the coding sequence ATGCGTAGTGAAGATTTGGCTAAACTTCTTGGTGTTTCAAGAAGCACAATTTCGAGAGTAATCAATAATTATCCAGATATACCTCAAGCTACTCGTGATAAGGTATGGAAGGCAATTGAGGAGTATAATTATGTTCCAAATGCTTCCGCCCGTAAACTTGCAGGAATAAGAAATAATATGATCGCGATTTTTGTATTGGATGTAAAAGAAGGTAGTGTCCCACACCACTTAAAAACAACAGATGACACACTAATATATAATAACCCTTTTTTTTCACCTATTATTAATGCTGTTAGTGACCAAGCAAATAAATTAGACTATTATGTGTTAATTTCGATTGTGTATTCAAAAGAAGACTTTAAAAAAGTGGAGAATGTTTTTTCAAAAAAAATGATAGATGGTGCCATCTTTGTTGGAACGGAAGAACCAGATAACGAATTCCTCTTTAAGCTAATTGAAAAGGAGTATTTTCTTGCTCTAATTGATACAAATGAAAACCATCATGTAAATCATAGTGCTCTTTACGTAAATGCAAATAACTATGAAGGTAGTTGTCGTGCTGTTTCCTATTTAGTTGGTCTAGGACATACAAAAATTGGGATGATTACTGGAAATTTAAAAAAGTTATCTGCAATGGAAAGATTAAAGGGATATAAAGATACCTTAATAAAGTACAAGCTAGATATAGATGAAAATTTCATTTATTATGGGGACTTCATGGAGAGTGGTGGTTATCATGGGGCAAAGTATATATTAAGTCAACCGAATCCTCCGACTGCACTATTTGTGGGCAATGATACAATGGCCGTAGGTGCTTATAAAGCGGCAAGTGAATTAGGATTCAAAATACCTGAAGATATCTCAATTATAGGTTTTGATAATGCCGTTTTTTCCCAATATTTATCTCCACCATTAACGACCGTTGAAATGCCATTTGCTGAATTAGGGAAAAGAGCGGCAACATTATTAATAGAGTCAATTGAGCAAAAGAAACAACGTGGAATAGTAGAAAAGTTGAAAGTAAATCTTATCGAGAGAGAATCGTGCAAACGAATTAAATCTTAA
- a CDS encoding helix-turn-helix domain-containing protein: MAIIINIDVMLAKRKMSVTELSEKVGITMANLSILKNGKAKAIRLSTLEAICKALDCQPGDILEYRSDEEKQES; this comes from the coding sequence ATGGCGATTATAATCAATATTGACGTGATGTTGGCGAAGCGGAAAATGAGCGTAACGGAGCTTTCAGAGAAGGTGGGAATCACGATGGCGAACCTTTCGATCTTGAAAAATGGAAAAGCAAAGGCGATTCGATTATCCACTTTAGAGGCAATTTGTAAGGCTTTGGATTGTCAGCCTGGAGATATTTTGGAATATAGAAGTGATGAGGAGAAACAAGAATCGTAG
- a CDS encoding NAD(P)-dependent alcohol dehydrogenase — MKAIVCDQYGSPEVLELKEIKKPLPTENQVLVRIHSASLNFGNLVLLSGKPFLVRFAFGLTKPKYSIPGGDIAGTVEAVGKDVTQFQVGDEVFGDLSGCGWGGFAEYVTVPEDALALKPSNISFEEAAATPMAAVTALQGLRDKGNIQSGQKVLIYGASGGVGTFAVQIAKSFGAEVTGVCSTRNVEILRTIGADHIIDYTKEDFPQEECYDLILGVNGSHSISTYTRALKPFGKFVHVGGSESQYFQALFIGPFLSMTGKKKISNLLQRANQKDLNHVKELLETGKVKPIIDKRYKLSEITEAFNYFQGGHAQGKVVISI; from the coding sequence ATGAAAGCCATCGTTTGTGATCAATATGGTTCGCCTGAGGTACTTGAATTAAAAGAGATCAAAAAACCTTTACCCACCGAGAATCAAGTATTGGTCAGAATTCATTCCGCATCCTTGAACTTTGGGAACTTGGTTCTTTTGAGTGGCAAACCTTTCTTAGTCCGCTTTGCCTTCGGACTCACGAAACCCAAATACTCCATACCTGGAGGTGACATAGCTGGTACCGTTGAAGCAGTTGGTAAAGACGTTACCCAATTTCAAGTTGGGGATGAAGTATTTGGCGACCTCTCTGGTTGTGGCTGGGGTGGTTTTGCTGAATATGTAACTGTCCCCGAGGATGCTCTAGCCTTAAAGCCAAGTAATATCTCCTTTGAGGAAGCGGCTGCGACACCTATGGCAGCTGTGACTGCCCTACAGGGACTACGTGATAAAGGGAACATTCAATCGGGACAGAAGGTATTAATTTATGGCGCATCTGGTGGCGTAGGTACGTTCGCGGTACAAATAGCCAAATCTTTTGGGGCGGAAGTAACAGGTGTATGTAGTACAAGAAATGTTGAGATCTTGCGTACCATAGGAGCCGACCATATCATTGATTATACAAAAGAGGATTTCCCCCAAGAGGAGTGTTACGATTTAATTCTTGGTGTGAACGGTTCTCATTCCATTTCAACTTATACACGTGCACTAAAACCATTCGGGAAATTTGTGCATGTAGGAGGTTCCGAATCTCAATATTTTCAAGCGTTATTTATTGGACCCTTTCTTTCAATGACTGGAAAAAAGAAAATAAGTAACCTGTTACAGAGAGCCAACCAAAAAGACCTAAATCATGTCAAAGAATTACTTGAGACTGGAAAAGTAAAACCCATCATTGATAAACGGTATAAGTTAAGTGAAATTACTGAGGCATTCAACTATTTTCAGGGAGGTCACGCTCAAGGCAAAGTGGTCATTTCCATATAA
- a CDS encoding YolD-like family protein — translation MAIRDRGIQKWQFAFGLPELVKAQRDLWIDQDRMNKPIIDEYQKEEFDQRICYAMEYNRPVKVTIWADGFTSNVSGRIHYLDPNSHQLRIELQGGEFRRIDFADVIELSVND, via the coding sequence ATGGCGATACGCGACCGTGGTATACAGAAATGGCAATTTGCCTTTGGGTTACCGGAATTGGTAAAGGCTCAAAGAGATCTTTGGATCGACCAGGATAGGATGAATAAGCCTATCATTGATGAATATCAAAAGGAAGAATTTGACCAACGTATCTGTTATGCGATGGAGTATAACCGCCCGGTAAAGGTAACGATATGGGCTGACGGTTTTACATCAAATGTATCAGGTCGTATCCATTACCTAGATCCAAATTCGCACCAATTAAGAATTGAACTTCAAGGAGGGGAGTTTCGTAGAATTGATTTCGCGGATGTTATAGAATTGTCTGTTAATGATTAA
- a CDS encoding DUF2975 domain-containing protein — translation MKRGSTLFLRMALVFIAIPVLALGIFGLTWLPQHPFNPSYDHILYPIVIGMYVSVIPFFGALYQAFKLLNYIDKNEAFSELSVKALQKIKFCALTFSGLYVVVLPFVFMVAELDDAPGLVIVGMVPVFASLVIAVFAAVLQRLLKEAIDIKSENDLTV, via the coding sequence ATGAAACGAGGATCCACATTATTTTTACGAATGGCACTTGTTTTTATTGCAATTCCCGTTCTAGCATTAGGGATCTTTGGGTTAACTTGGTTACCCCAGCATCCCTTCAATCCAAGTTATGACCACATCTTGTATCCCATTGTTATAGGAATGTATGTATCTGTAATCCCATTTTTCGGTGCATTGTATCAGGCGTTTAAGCTTTTGAACTATATTGACAAAAACGAAGCTTTCTCTGAGTTGTCTGTGAAAGCTCTACAGAAGATTAAATTCTGTGCCCTGACCTTCAGTGGGTTATATGTGGTCGTTCTGCCATTTGTATTTATGGTAGCTGAACTAGACGATGCACCAGGTCTTGTTATCGTCGGAATGGTTCCTGTTTTTGCTTCACTGGTCATCGCCGTCTTTGCTGCGGTTCTCCAACGACTATTAAAAGAAGCAATTGATATCAAATCAGAAAATGACTTAACGGTCTGA
- a CDS encoding Crp/Fnr family transcriptional regulator — MKNILLKYMSDFTSLREEEQRAIFESIRMDEYKKGTYLLRQGELSTIKCYFVLKGCVRQFSIDESGKEVTFNFFTEEQAIPIMNEQKQLDLSTYSLVCVEDCLLVVGYDDSEKTMFNKYPQLETMIRKMMEINLSEIQEQLADFIHSSPEERYQSLLRKRPQLVDRVPQHQLASYLGITPESLSRLKKRLKKNTF; from the coding sequence ATGAAGAACATTCTCTTGAAATATATGTCTGATTTTACATCACTCCGCGAAGAGGAACAGCGGGCCATCTTTGAAAGTATACGTATGGATGAATATAAAAAAGGAACATACCTACTTAGACAAGGAGAACTTTCCACCATTAAATGTTATTTCGTATTGAAGGGCTGTGTCAGGCAGTTTTCTATAGATGAATCAGGTAAAGAGGTCACATTCAATTTTTTCACGGAAGAACAAGCGATTCCGATTATGAACGAACAGAAACAACTGGATCTATCAACGTATTCATTGGTGTGTGTCGAAGATTGTTTATTAGTTGTTGGCTACGATGATTCTGAAAAAACGATGTTTAACAAATACCCACAACTAGAAACCATGATACGTAAAATGATGGAGATTAACCTTAGTGAGATACAAGAACAACTTGCAGATTTTATCCATTCTTCTCCTGAAGAACGCTACCAATCTCTTTTAAGGAAACGACCTCAGTTAGTTGACCGTGTACCACAGCATCAATTGGCTAGTTATCTTGGCATCACCCCTGAATCATTAAGCAGACTAAAGAAGCGATTGAAAAAAAACACCTTTTAA
- a CDS encoding FxLYD domain-containing protein, whose amino-acid sequence MKKWLSVYLVVVLITFLAACGSEELAGDTHSSEDTEEQATSKQSETEEVQEEPKLEIVQSTGAAWKDSIDTVWVHSSAIFENTGDVPITIGETQMNFKDQEGGILGTSPMIYSVPSVVGPGEQAYISETTILEGITDPALYGETSYNYSFDPTEESPNLLEVSGTKGIPSTDDYSTPYTVTGVVKNTTEELQDDIRISAALFDESGTLLGVLNGSVDVGVNPGSEAGFELNYPEVPREIAGKVKTIDVKAYGWTW is encoded by the coding sequence ATGAAAAAATGGTTGAGTGTATATCTAGTAGTGGTCCTAATCACTTTTCTTGCAGCATGCGGAAGTGAGGAGTTAGCGGGAGATACCCATTCTTCGGAAGATACCGAAGAACAAGCCACATCTAAACAAAGTGAAACAGAAGAAGTTCAAGAGGAGCCAAAGCTTGAAATTGTCCAATCGACTGGAGCCGCATGGAAGGATTCCATTGATACCGTTTGGGTGCATTCCTCTGCGATCTTTGAAAATACGGGCGATGTGCCAATCACGATTGGAGAAACGCAAATGAATTTCAAAGATCAAGAGGGAGGCATTTTAGGAACTTCTCCAATGATCTATTCTGTCCCAAGCGTGGTGGGTCCGGGAGAACAAGCTTATATCTCCGAAACAACCATTCTCGAAGGGATAACAGACCCAGCCCTTTATGGAGAAACCTCTTATAATTACTCTTTTGATCCAACAGAAGAGAGTCCTAATTTACTAGAAGTGTCAGGGACGAAAGGGATTCCTTCCACAGATGACTATTCCACTCCGTATACTGTAACGGGAGTAGTGAAAAACACCACAGAAGAATTACAAGATGACATCCGAATTTCTGCAGCGTTATTTGATGAAAGTGGAACCTTACTTGGTGTGTTAAATGGGAGTGTAGATGTGGGTGTTAACCCAGGAAGCGAAGCGGGATTCGAATTAAACTATCCAGAAGTACCGAGAGAAATTGCGGGCAAAGTCAAAACCATTGATGTGAAGGCCTATGGTTGGACTTGGTAA
- a CDS encoding NAD(P)-dependent alcohol dehydrogenase: MRAAIYSSFGPPEVMEIKDVEQPSIKDQDRVLIRVHSASVNTLDYLYRKGYFPTRIDNGLTKPKNPILGIDVAGTIEEVGENVGKFKVGDHVFGSCFGSHSEYVSPRENFLSHMPRNISFEEAAAIPCAAQTALQALRDVAQVKQGQRVLIYGASGGVGHFAVQLANYFGAEVTAVCSTSNLDWVKKLGAHNVIDYTKEDFTDHKNKYDIILDAVGKRTFFSCLPSLTDNGVYITEHLFYPIYHPVQLMTSTFIGRKKAKIHFTKPIDRDLDFLSGLVEAEKLRPVIEKCFPLEQIVEAHRHIESGRTKGKIVLRIN; this comes from the coding sequence GTGAGAGCAGCTATTTATAGTTCCTTTGGTCCCCCTGAAGTGATGGAAATAAAGGATGTCGAACAGCCATCCATCAAGGATCAAGATAGAGTGTTGATTCGTGTGCACAGTGCATCTGTTAATACCTTAGACTATTTATACCGAAAAGGTTATTTTCCTACAAGGATAGATAATGGACTAACAAAACCTAAAAACCCCATACTAGGCATAGATGTTGCGGGTACTATTGAGGAAGTCGGTGAAAATGTAGGTAAATTTAAAGTGGGTGATCACGTCTTTGGGAGTTGCTTCGGTTCTCATTCTGAATATGTTTCTCCACGTGAGAATTTCCTAAGTCATATGCCGAGAAACATATCTTTTGAGGAAGCGGCTGCTATCCCATGTGCTGCTCAAACCGCGTTACAAGCATTGCGAGATGTAGCACAGGTAAAACAAGGACAAAGAGTTCTAATATATGGGGCTTCTGGTGGAGTCGGGCATTTTGCTGTTCAACTTGCCAATTACTTTGGGGCTGAGGTAACGGCTGTTTGTAGTACCTCTAATCTTGATTGGGTGAAGAAACTTGGGGCACATAATGTGATTGATTATACCAAGGAAGATTTCACGGATCATAAAAATAAATACGATATCATTCTGGATGCAGTGGGTAAGCGAACCTTTTTCAGTTGTTTACCCTCTTTAACTGATAATGGGGTTTATATAACGGAACACCTATTTTATCCTATATACCACCCGGTTCAATTAATGACCAGTACATTTATAGGTCGTAAAAAAGCAAAGATTCATTTTACGAAACCAATCGATAGAGATTTAGATTTCCTAAGTGGCCTTGTGGAGGCAGAAAAATTAAGACCTGTAATTGAGAAATGTTTTCCTTTGGAACAGATTGTAGAGGCACACCGACACATAGAAAGTGGACGTACAAAGGGGAAGATTGTTCTTAGAATTAACTAG